The sequence below is a genomic window from Flagellimonas marinaquae.
GGCACCCGGATTGCAGCAAGGCCTAGTGGCACGGAACCAAAAGTAAAGTTCTACATCAGTACAAATTCAAAATTGGAGAATGCAGCCGATTATAAATCCGTAAATTCGCAGTTGGAAACCAAATTGGAAGGTATCTTATCCGAGCTGAATTTATAAGTGAATGAACTACTTTAAAAAGATTCTCCGATTTGCGAAGCCATATCGCAAATACGGTTTTCTAAATATATTTTTCAATATCCTTTATGCATTGTTCAGTGCGTTGTCCTACGCCGCGCTGATACCAATGCTCAATGTCCTTTTCGACAAGACCAAACGTGTAAGCGAGCCACCGACCTTTCAAGGTATCGGTAAATTAAAGGAGTATTTTGAAGGTTATATGAACTATCAGGTAACCCTTCACTCGGGGGACGACCCCATGAAAGGACTGTTCTTGGCCATTGGCTTGATCCTCTTTTTGTTCTTTTTTAAGAACATCTTCAATTATCTGGCCATGTATTTTATCACATTTTTGAGAAATGGGGTACTTAAGGACATACGAAACAAAATGTACCAAAAGATAGTAGATCTGCCCATCTCCTATTTTTCAGAAAAGAAGAAAGGGGATGTTATCGCAAGGATCACATCAGATGTATTGGAAATCCAACACTCCTTTCTATCTATTTTGGAATTGATTGTAAGGGAGCCGCTTACCATACTTTTTACCATCATTGTAATGTTCTTGATAAGTGCCAAGCTTACCATTTTTGTTTTCATATTTATTCCCATAGCCGGAATGATCATATCCCGGATAGGTAAATCCTTGAAGAAGAAATCGGACAAGGTACAAAAAGAGCAAGGTGAATTTCTTTCCATTGTCGAGGAGACTTTGGGAGGGCTTCGGGTAATTAAAGCGTTCAATGCCGAATCCAGATTCTTTAAAATATTTCAGAATTCTACCTCGCGTTTTTTCAAATTCTCCAATTCACTGTTAAATCGGCAAAACCTATCATCACCCACTAGCGAATTTCTTGGGATCGTTGTTTTTGGTGTATTGCTATGGTACGGAGGGCGAATGGTTCTTTTGGAAGGCTCTCTGGACGCCGCATCGTTTATATCCTATATGGGACTGGCATTTAATATTTTAACACCGGCCAAAGCCATCAGTAAAGCATCTTACGGTGTTAAAAAAGGAAATTCCGCAGCAGAACGTGTTCTGGAAATATTGGAATCGGAAAACCCCATCAAAAATATAGAGGGTGCCGAAAATAAATCCGATTTTAATACGGGAATTGAACTAAGGAATGTTGCCTTTAAATATGAAGATGATTATGTGCTTTCAGCATTTAACCTAAAGGTGGACAAGGGCAAAACCGTGGCCTTGGTGGGTCAATCTGGAAGTGGAAAAAGCACAGTGGCCAATTTGGTGACCCGCTTTTATGACGTAAACCAAGGTGAGATTTTGATAGATGGCACCAATATAAAGAACATAACAAAAAAATCGCTCCGTGGACTTATGGGCTTGGTTACACAAGATTCCATATTGTTTAATGATTCGGTAAAGAACAATATAGCACTTGGTAAAGAAAATGCCAACATGGATGAAATTATGGAAGCGGCCAAAGTTGCGAACGCACACGATTTCATAATGGAGCTGCCCCAAGGTTACGAGACCAATATCGGTGATAGCGGCAACAAATTGAGCGGTGGACAAAAACAACGGCTATCCATTGCAAGAGCCGTCCTTAAAAATCCACCCATAATGATCTTGGACGAGGCCACTTCGGCATTGGATACCGAAAGTGAACGTTTGGTGCAGGATGCATTGGAAAAAATGATGCAGAACCGCACCTCGGTAGTAATTGCACATCGACTCTCTACAATACAAAATGCGGATATGATCGTAGTGATGAGCAAAGGTGAAATTGTAGAACAAGGAACACACGAGGAATTGATGAAATCTGCCAAAAACTACAAGAAACTGGTAGAGATGCAATCGTTTTCCTAGTAGGAAGGCGAACACGGGGGTGGATCATCTAAATTTTTAAATTAACTAGACCTTAGTGGCTATATACCAAATTCTGAGGCAAAAGGATTGTTCACATTCGCTCGTTAACTACGGCTACATTGAAACAAGGGCTGGATTCTGGACCGCAGGCAGCCAACTGCTAACTGCTAAACAAAAGATTTATCACCTTCGTTCAAAACGACACTGGCTTCCACACATTTCCTCTTTTAACCGACTCTGCACCTTCAGCCAAATTCCAAGTTACTAATTGGTTCTTAAAATTATTTATTGAACAATTAAACCTTTTCCCCTTACCTTAGTCCTAGCATCAAACAACAAGAACATTGATCGCTGAGGAAACCCTAGTACAAGAGCTTAAGCAGGAAGAAAGTCGAGCGCAGGCCTTTGAAGTATTGGTAAATACCTACAAAGAACGTCTGTATTGGCATATTCGGAGAATTGTGCTTAATCACGACGACGCAGATGACGTACTCCAGAACACTTTTATAAAAGTCTATAAAAACATTGATAACTTTAAAGGTGAAAGTAAATTATACTCTTGGATGTACAGAATAGCTACCAACGAATCGCTGACCTTTTTAAAACAAAAGTCCAAAAAAATAGGGATAAGCGATCAAGAGTTAAAGGACCGAATGGTAGATAATCTTCAGGCAGATGTTTATTTTGAGGGCAGTGAAATCCAGTTAAAGCTGCAAAAAGCATTGGCTACCCTTCCAGACAAGCAAAAATTGGTGTTTACCATGAAGTATTATCAGGAAATGAAATACAGTGAGATTTCCGAGGTGCTGGAAACTTCGGAAGGCGCTTTAAAAGCAAGCTATCACTTGGCCGTTAAAAAAATTGAAACGTATCTTAGAGACAATTAAACCTTTGACCATTTTGAAAGTCAAACAAGAGCAATGAAAAAAGACAAAAAAAATAGTTTCAATACACCCAAAGGGTATTTTGAGGACTTTAATAGTCGTTTGATGGATAAAATCAAAAAGGAAGAAGCGGGCCACACCGAATCCTTGATTCCCAAACATGATGGCTTTAGCGTTCCAGAAGGCTATTTTGATGAAATAAGTTCCTCGGTAGCATCAGAACTCAATACAAAAGAAACCAAGGTAATCCCATTAATAGCAAACAAAAAACTCTACTATACCGTAGCCGCGGTTGCTGCCATTTTTGTACTGATTTTTAGTCTCAACCAGGGTTCCTCGGCAGAACCGATCTCTTTTGATGATCTGGCAAGCTCGGATATTGAAGCTTATCTGGAGAATACCGATCTTGAGATGACCACCTACGAAATTGCGGAAATTATCCCTTTAAAGGATATTGAACTGAACAATATTTTTAACGAAGTTCTGGAAGATGACGCCATTTTGGATTATTTGGACGAAAACGTAGACGAAATTGAACATTTATATTTAGATGACCTTGACTATGAATAAAAGAACACTCATATTTAGCACCTTACTTTTGGTTACCATGGCCATGCATGCCCAAGGACCAATTTGGGAACGTGTAAAGACCTTGAAAGTTGCCTTTATTACCGAACGTATTGATCTAACAAGTGAAGAGGCACAACAATTTTGGCCGGTGTACAATGAGCACGAAGAGACATTGGAACGCATTCGTAAAAAAGAACGGTTTGAACTGTTCTCCAATATTTCCAATGCACAAAATCTCACAAACAGTGAGTCCGAAACATTGTTGGACAATATCATGGCGCTGCAACAAGAAAAACTAAAGGCCGAAGAAAGTTTTTTGTTAAAAATGCGAAAAATAATTCCTGCCCAAAAGGTTCTTCTTTTGCTTAAGGCAGAAGAGGACTTTAAAAAGCAAATGATACACCAATTCCGTAAACGTAAGGGAGGTGGCGGATAACTTAATTTAAAAACAAGAAAGTAAAGAGGGGTCCCTATAAGGCTCCTCTTTTTTGATTAAACCTTTTTGTAAATCTCGTGTCTTATGTACAGAAAACCATTAAAATCCGATAATATGAAAAGTTTGAAGACATTTTTAATGATAGCAGTAATAGCAGGCGCACTCACCTCCTGTAAAGCGCAAACAACAGTCGTAAAGGTCTACCCAAAACATGGCACAGTGGTCACGCACATATCCAACCCAAGGACAATTGTGCACAAAAAGACCAATTATTACTACGCTGATGGAGTTTGGTACAGAGCTCAAGGAAAAAAGTATATCGTTACGGCCGTACCCGCCGGAGTCAAAGTAAGGACATTGCCCCGGGGCAGTAAAGTAGTATATAGAAATGGACGTCGATTTTACCAATACCGGGGAGTTTGGTATAAAAAAAGAGGGCGCAATTACGTTGTGGTAAACGTTTAACCCTATTTGGTTTTTGTTTGTTTTTTGGTTGATGAGCGGCGATTGATTCGCCGCTTTTTTTTTACCGGAACAACAACTTGGCAATTCTCTTGTTCCCAGCTGCAAAAGCTGTGGAATCATTTAAAAACCGAAGAGTAAAAAAAGGCTCTTCACTCAATTCCTTCCAGCTCTCACCCCCATCGGAGGAATAGGAAATTCCCGTAAATCCGGCTGCAACCAAGGCTTCCCCATTGGAATTGGGCACAAACTGCACACAACTCTTATAGCCGGGCTCGTGACCATCAGCAACCAATTGCCATGTCTTGCCACCATCAATGGTTTTGACCTTATTGGCCTTATTGGATTTGGGTTGGGTGTAGTCCCCACCTATGGCAAACCCAATATTTTCATTAAAAAAATCCATGGCATAGATACCCTGGGTCGGTTCGTCCGCTATTATTGGGGTTTCCTGTACTTCCCAGGTCATGCCCTTGTCATCGGAAAAGTAGACCCGTCCTTCGGTGGTACCGACCCAAGCTTTATCTCCTTTTACGGCAATGTTACTATTGCTCGCCGCAAATGCCCCCTCGCCTTCTACTCCTTCGGGCAGATCCGAGCAAGGTACTTTGGTCCAACTGTTCCCCCCGTCCCTTGTAATGATTACAGAAAGGCAACCGTCCACAGTATCCCCAACCGCAATCCCTTCCATGTTGTTCCAAAAAGTAAGGCTATCATAAAAAACGCCTTCGCCCTCCTCTTTGTAAACCACTTCCATTTTTCCTTTATCCCCGGTTTTGTACAACAAAGCGGGACTTTCAATAGAAAGCATAAAAAAATCCTCGGAGGTACTGCCTACCGCCCTAAAACTAGGGGTCAGCGAATCGTAGGTCTGCACATTACTGCGAACTTGCAACGAATTTACGTCCACCGTACCATAAACACCATTGCTTCCCGCAAAGGCCAGTGTTCTGCCATCCAAAAATGTAATAGCACGAATGCTGACGGAATCATTAAAAACTGGAGTTATTTCAACGGAGGTAAAGGGTAGCTTTTTATGTTCTTCTGCACAAGAAAATAAAACTAGAGCCATTATCAGGGAGCATATGTATCTCATTGTATTTATTTTCTTCAAAAGTAAGGAGAAATCATACCTTTGCAACCTTATTCTACAAGATGCGTTTACACAGAAACTTGGTATTTGCCGTAATTGATGCCCTACACATGATTTTTAACGAAGGGGAATATGCCGATAAGGTAATCGAAAAAGTATTGCGTTACGACAAACGTTGGGGTGCCCGCGATCGCGGATTTATTGCCGAGACCACGTATGATATAGTTCGATGGAAACGCCTATACTCGGAAATTGCCGAGGTACACGAACCGTACAGCAAACCACATTTATTTCGTTTGTTCGGGGTTTGGTGCGTGCTGAGAGGTATCCGGATTCCTGATTGGAAACAACTGGAAGGTACTCCGGAACGTCGCATTAAGGGCAGGTTCGATGAATTGTCCAAAATTCGCAAATTCAGGGAATCAATTCCTGATTGGATGGACGAACTAGGTGAAAAATCGTTGGGTTCCGAACTTTGGACCAAAGAGATAGCCGCTCAGAACCAACAAGCAGAGGTGATTCTAAGAACAAATACCCTTAAAATACCAAAACCTCAACTGAAGGCTTTTTTGACTAAAGAAGATATAGCTACCGAGTTTATAGATGGCTATCCAGATGCATTGAAACTTGTGGAACGCAAAAATGTTTTTGTTACCGAAGCATTTAAAGATGGATTGTTCGAGGTACAGGACGCCTCTTCCCAATTGGTTGCCCCATTTTTGGAGGTAGAGCCCGGTCAGCGTGTAATCGATGCTTGTGCGGGTGCCGGAGGAAAAACGCTTCACTTGGCTTCGCAAATGCAGAACAAAGGGCAATTGATCGCCTTGGACATTTATGAAAGTAAATTGAAAAAGCTGAAGAAGAGAGCCCGTCGCAACGGTGTACACAATGTGGAAACCAGGGCTATAGACTCCACTAAAGTCATAAAAAAATTGCACAACAGTGCCGACCGAGTGTTGCTTGATGCACCTTGCTCTGGATTGGGAGTAATCAAACGTAATCCTGATTCAAAATGGAAATTGGAACCCGAATTCGTGGACCGCATTATGGGGGTTCAGCAAGATATTCTGCAGAACTATAGCAAAATGGTAAAAAAGGGAGGTCAAATGGTCTATGCCACCTGTTCCATTCTGCCCCAAGAAAACTCAGATCAGGTCAAGAACTTTTTAGATTCGGAGAACGGGAAAGATTTTGAATTTGTTCGGGAACGAAATGTTTTTGCCTCGGAAACAGGGTTCGATGGTTTTTATATGGCCTTGTTAAAAAAGAAATCCTGAAAATCCAAATGATTCTCAGGATCCCGATTTATCTTGAAGCAACAACTTATTGCTTGACCGTGGGGTAATCAACACCCAATTGCTCCAAATAGGTATCGTATTTGGTCTCATCATAGTAAAATTCCTTCAATGCAGATCGGAACATATCCTGCTTATCCTTGTTCAAATACGTGGGTGGCATATCATCCGCAGCAATCATAGGCTGATATTTGGTTTCCTTGGTCTGTTCGTTGTTAAAATAATCCCAAGCCTGCTCCAAAAGTTCCGGCTTCAATAAAAAATCCATGACCGTCAGGGCCTCGGCCTTGGCTCCGGCCGTTACACCCTTATGGGCAATCGGTGTCGCCATAGTTATGGCATTTGCCCAGTGATGCCCCGGCAAACCAGGAATATTTGAAGGAAAACGCATGGTTACCGTGGGTATTTTCCATGAAATATCCCCGATATCGTCAGAACCTCCACTTACCGGTTCCAATACCGGAAGTCCTATTTTTGACAATTCGGTAGGTAATCCGGTCGTGGTCTTGGATTGTATTTCAGCTTGCACCGCTTTTGCTAGTTTTTGGTCGGCCTCTGACCATGTTGGGAGACCAACTTGCTTTATATTTTCGTACATCGTCTCCGCAATGATCTTATTAAAGTGTCTTGGCCAGGCAGTTCCCAATACACGTGAGGTCATTTTAGTACCCGTCATCAAAGCCGCACCTTTCGCAATATCGTTGGCTTCGGCATACATTTCCATAATCCCTTCGTAGGTAACATCCCTAAAATAAAACCAAATAGCGGCTTTGGAAGGCACTACATTGGGTTGGTCCCCGGAATCGGTAAAAATGGAATGTGAACGTTTTAATGGATGCAGGTGCTCTCTTTTGTAATTCCACCCTACGTTCATAAGTTCTGCAGCGTCGAGAGCACTTCTTCCTCGCCAAGGCGCCCCGGCCGAATGAGCTGCTTCGCCTTCAAACATATATTCCACGGAAATGAGCCCTGTTCCCCTCGTTGGTCCCCAAGAAACACTCAGATTACTGCTTACATGGGTAAAAATGCACATATCAATATCATCAAAAAGACCATCGCGGACGTACCATGCTTTTGCTGCGACCAATTCTTCTGCAATACCCGGCCAAAGAATCAAGGTACCGCCAATGCCCTCTTTCTCCATTACTTCCTTAACGGCCAATGCCGAGGTAATGTTCAAAGGAATGCCCGCATTATGTCCTTCTCCATGCCCAGGAGCGCCTTCCACTATAGGTTTGTGGTACGCGACACCAGGGTATTGTGAGGCTTTGGGAATACAATCAACATCGCTCCCCAAGGCAATAACCGGACCATCGCCATTGCTCCATGTGGCAAACCAAGCCGTTGGAATATTGGAAATGGAATGCTCTATGGTAAATCCATTTTCCTCTAAAATACCGGTAAGATATTTGGAACTCTCCTCTTCTTGAAAGCCCAATTCTGCAAAACTGAAAATTTTATCCACCATAACCTGTGTCTGCTTTCTATTGGCCTCCACAAGAGTTTCTACTTCTTCTTTTAACTTTTTAATCTGGCTTTTGGAATATTTTTTTTGTGCTGTTGCAGTAATTATGCCCGCGAAAAGAAGTATCCCGCACAAGAGGTTGGTCGTTTTCATAAGGTTGGTTTTGAGTTAGCTATATTCTTCTAAGATAGGAAAAACATCTTCAATTCATTTATGCTTAAGTTTTTAAAAAGACACTTTTAGCAATTTGACAAAATCCTGACAGTTTATTTTCAAACATATATACTATCAACAATACATCGTTAACAAAACACTTATACCGTAGGATGAATTCTGGCACAAAATCGTATTTTTGCACTTTCTTAAACCGTTCAACGCATAGACTGTATGATCCATTTTTTTGGGGACAAGGCGACCAAGGTTTTTGCCGTCCAAACCGCTCAGGAAATCGCTCAGGAAGATATTGACAAATTAACTTGGTTGTTTGGCGACCAACCTAAGATTGAAGCGGCGTCTCTCGACGCCTTTTTT
It includes:
- a CDS encoding ABC transporter ATP-binding protein, with the protein product MNYFKKILRFAKPYRKYGFLNIFFNILYALFSALSYAALIPMLNVLFDKTKRVSEPPTFQGIGKLKEYFEGYMNYQVTLHSGDDPMKGLFLAIGLILFLFFFKNIFNYLAMYFITFLRNGVLKDIRNKMYQKIVDLPISYFSEKKKGDVIARITSDVLEIQHSFLSILELIVREPLTILFTIIVMFLISAKLTIFVFIFIPIAGMIISRIGKSLKKKSDKVQKEQGEFLSIVEETLGGLRVIKAFNAESRFFKIFQNSTSRFFKFSNSLLNRQNLSSPTSEFLGIVVFGVLLWYGGRMVLLEGSLDAASFISYMGLAFNILTPAKAISKASYGVKKGNSAAERVLEILESENPIKNIEGAENKSDFNTGIELRNVAFKYEDDYVLSAFNLKVDKGKTVALVGQSGSGKSTVANLVTRFYDVNQGEILIDGTNIKNITKKSLRGLMGLVTQDSILFNDSVKNNIALGKENANMDEIMEAAKVANAHDFIMELPQGYETNIGDSGNKLSGGQKQRLSIARAVLKNPPIMILDEATSALDTESERLVQDALEKMMQNRTSVVIAHRLSTIQNADMIVVMSKGEIVEQGTHEELMKSAKNYKKLVEMQSFS
- a CDS encoding RNA polymerase sigma factor — encoded protein: MIAEETLVQELKQEESRAQAFEVLVNTYKERLYWHIRRIVLNHDDADDVLQNTFIKVYKNIDNFKGESKLYSWMYRIATNESLTFLKQKSKKIGISDQELKDRMVDNLQADVYFEGSEIQLKLQKALATLPDKQKLVFTMKYYQEMKYSEISEVLETSEGALKASYHLAVKKIETYLRDN
- a CDS encoding DUF6515 family protein produces the protein MKSLKTFLMIAVIAGALTSCKAQTTVVKVYPKHGTVVTHISNPRTIVHKKTNYYYADGVWYRAQGKKYIVTAVPAGVKVRTLPRGSKVVYRNGRRFYQYRGVWYKKRGRNYVVVNV
- a CDS encoding WD40/YVTN/BNR-like repeat-containing protein gives rise to the protein MRYICSLIMALVLFSCAEEHKKLPFTSVEITPVFNDSVSIRAITFLDGRTLAFAGSNGVYGTVDVNSLQVRSNVQTYDSLTPSFRAVGSTSEDFFMLSIESPALLYKTGDKGKMEVVYKEEGEGVFYDSLTFWNNMEGIAVGDTVDGCLSVIITRDGGNSWTKVPCSDLPEGVEGEGAFAASNSNIAVKGDKAWVGTTEGRVYFSDDKGMTWEVQETPIIADEPTQGIYAMDFFNENIGFAIGGDYTQPKSNKANKVKTIDGGKTWQLVADGHEPGYKSCVQFVPNSNGEALVAAGFTGISYSSDGGESWKELSEEPFFTLRFLNDSTAFAAGNKRIAKLLFR
- a CDS encoding RsmB/NOP family class I SAM-dependent RNA methyltransferase; the protein is MRLHRNLVFAVIDALHMIFNEGEYADKVIEKVLRYDKRWGARDRGFIAETTYDIVRWKRLYSEIAEVHEPYSKPHLFRLFGVWCVLRGIRIPDWKQLEGTPERRIKGRFDELSKIRKFRESIPDWMDELGEKSLGSELWTKEIAAQNQQAEVILRTNTLKIPKPQLKAFLTKEDIATEFIDGYPDALKLVERKNVFVTEAFKDGLFEVQDASSQLVAPFLEVEPGQRVIDACAGAGGKTLHLASQMQNKGQLIALDIYESKLKKLKKRARRNGVHNVETRAIDSTKVIKKLHNSADRVLLDAPCSGLGVIKRNPDSKWKLEPEFVDRIMGVQQDILQNYSKMVKKGGQMVYATCSILPQENSDQVKNFLDSENGKDFEFVRERNVFASETGFDGFYMALLKKKS
- a CDS encoding amidohydrolase; the encoded protein is MKTTNLLCGILLFAGIITATAQKKYSKSQIKKLKEEVETLVEANRKQTQVMVDKIFSFAELGFQEEESSKYLTGILEENGFTIEHSISNIPTAWFATWSNGDGPVIALGSDVDCIPKASQYPGVAYHKPIVEGAPGHGEGHNAGIPLNITSALAVKEVMEKEGIGGTLILWPGIAEELVAAKAWYVRDGLFDDIDMCIFTHVSSNLSVSWGPTRGTGLISVEYMFEGEAAHSAGAPWRGRSALDAAELMNVGWNYKREHLHPLKRSHSIFTDSGDQPNVVPSKAAIWFYFRDVTYEGIMEMYAEANDIAKGAALMTGTKMTSRVLGTAWPRHFNKIIAETMYENIKQVGLPTWSEADQKLAKAVQAEIQSKTTTGLPTELSKIGLPVLEPVSGGSDDIGDISWKIPTVTMRFPSNIPGLPGHHWANAITMATPIAHKGVTAGAKAEALTVMDFLLKPELLEQAWDYFNNEQTKETKYQPMIAADDMPPTYLNKDKQDMFRSALKEFYYDETKYDTYLEQLGVDYPTVKQ